A DNA window from Calliphora vicina chromosome 1, idCalVici1.1, whole genome shotgun sequence contains the following coding sequences:
- the NitFhit gene encoding nitrilase and fragile histidine triad fusion protein NitFhit has product MLIQSYSISSIVRGNKHCKFLSSLIKLRNMSSSGGESEQKTIVAITQMRSTNDKAGNLHQVQKLIQQAKEQSAKFVFLPECCDFVGEHREQTLELSEPLTGPLMQEYQSLAKEHNIWLSLGGIHESVLDSYERKTNKIYNAHVILSNTGELVTVYRKLHLFDVVTPEFTFQESKVVLPGQRLVSPIDTPAGKLGLQICYDMRFAESSLLLRKEGAEILTYPSAFAYNTGKAHWEVLLRARAIENQCFVLAPAQLGYHNAKRRSWGHGMAVNPWGKIMADLGETDDLKMATVEIDLSTVQPIRSAMPCFDHRRNEVYSLTAYGHGTTEPQEDRMFATNVINKDTIFFESPYCFAFTNLSCVVKGHVLVSTKRVVQRLNALNSAEMSDLFNTVCRIQRMLESIYKTTAATVTVQDGADAGQTVPHVHFHVMPRSPGDFKHNDQIYVKLEDQVENHKIRTMEERIQEAQKYREIMRSFKF; this is encoded by the coding sequence ATGTTGATCCAAAGTTATTCAATCAGCTCAATTGTCAGAGGCAACAAACATTGCAAATTCCTATCAAGCCTAATTAAACTGCGAAATATGTCTTCCAGCGGAGGAGAATCAGAGCAAAAAACTATTGTGGCCATAACACAAATGCGTAGTACCAACGACAAAGCCGGAAATCTACATCAAGTACAAAAACTGATTCAACAAGCCAAAGAGCAGTCGGCTAAGTTTGTATTTCTACCAGAATGTTGCGATTTTGTGGGCGAACATCGTGAGCAAACTTTGGAGTTATCCGAACCTCTGACGGGCCCGTTAATGCAAGAATATCAATCATTGGCCAAAGAACACAACATTTGGCTGTCTTTGGGCGGTATTCATGAATCTGTACTAGATTCGTATGAACGAAAGACAAACAAAATCTATAATGCTCATGTAATTCTAAGTAATACAGGTGAATTGGTAACCGTATATAGGAAATTACATTTGTTCGATGTCGTAACACCCGAATTTACATTCCAAGAATCCAAGGTGGTGCTACCAGGCCAACGTCTGGTTTCGCCCATAGATACACCGGCAGGAAAATTAGGTTTGCAAATCTGCTACGACATGCGTTTTGCCGAAAGTAGTCTTTTACTGAGAAAGGAGGGTGCAGAAATTCTAACTTATCCTTCTGCCTTTGCATATAACACCGGCAAGGCTCATTGGGAAGTGCTTTTAAGAGCCAGGGCAATAGAAAATCAGTGTTTTGTTTTGGCACCAGCTCAACTGGGTTATCATAATGCTAAACGACGCAGTTGGGGCCACGGTATGGCCGTTAACCCTTGGGGAAAGATTATGGCTGATCTGGGGGAAACGGATGACTTGAAGATGGCTACGGTTGAAATTGATTTAAGCACTGTTCAACCCATCAGATCAGCAATGCCTTGTTTTGACCATAGACGTAATGAGGTTTACAGTCTGACGGCCTATGGTCATGGAACAACGGAGCCTCAAGAAGACCGCATGTTTGCAACTAATGTCATCAATAAAGATACAATATTTTTCGAGTCGCCATACTGTTTTGCCTTTACTAATTTGAGTTGTGTTGTCAAAGGTCATGTCCTGGTATCAACGAAACGCGTTGTACAACGTCTCAATGCATTGAACTCGGCAGAAATGAGTGATCTCTTCAACACTGTGTGTCGCATACAACGAATGTTAGAATCAATTTACAAAACTACTGCTGCCACTGTTACCGTCCAAGATGGTGCTGATGCTGGCCAAACAGTGCCTCATGTACATTTCCATGTAATGCCCCGTAGTCCCGGCGACTTTAAACATAATGatcaaatttatgttaaattagAGGACCAAGTGGAAAATCATAAGATACGTACAATGGAGGAACGCATACAAGAGGCACAGAAATATCGAGAAATAATGAgaagttttaagttttaa
- the pit gene encoding probable ATP-dependent RNA helicase pitchoune has protein sequence MSMREKLLMKKIKKREKVKKELAEKKGKQQKQQPPSKQRVKHVAPVEEDEEDDDFQEMPKQILKNGKPQKKKKQQQMQVVNSDSESDDEEDDDMEDSEEEDDEEEDVEEEDGSELSDSEDEEVEHPVKMPIMEKPKNVKKVKEEQSFDELDPTAAAKALEKRDSNDRTFASLKGIVSDATLKAIDEMGFTEMTEIQAKSLPPLLQGRDLVGAAQTGSGKTLAFLIPALELIYKLRFMPRNGTGVIIISPTRELSMQTFGVLKELMNHHNHTYGLVMGGSNRQVESEKLSKGVNILVATPGRLLDHLQNSPDFLYKNLQCLVIDEVDRILEIGFEEELKQIISLLPKRRQTMLFSATQTEKIDALSKLALKKEPIYVGVDDNKDTATVSGLEQGYIVCPSEKRLLVLFTFLKKNRRKKVMVFFSSCMSVKYHHELFNYIDLPVTSIHGKQKQAKRTTTFFQFCNAAEGILLCTDVAARGLDIPQVDWIVQYDPPDDPKEYIHRVGRTARGTGSSGHALLLLRPEELGFLRYLKAAKVPLNEFEFSWNKIADIQLQLEKLISKNYFLNQSAKEAFKSYVRAYDSHQLKTIFDVNTLDLQTVAKSFGFLVPPVVDLKVGAAKRQRPERRVGGGGFGYYKNMNEDKNKQRVFKQVSREQMQNKGKNFMR, from the exons atgtctaTGCGTGAAAAactgttgatgaaaaaaattaaaaaacgcgAGAAAGTGAAGAAAGAATTGGCTGAAAAGAAGGGTAAGCAACAAAAACAGCAGCCACCATCAAAACAACGTGTGAAACATGTAGCTCCAGTGGAAGAGG ATGAAGAGGATGATGATTTCCAAGAAATgcctaaacaaattttaaaaaatggaaagCCACAAAAGAAAAAGAAGCAACAACAAATGCAAGTGGTGAATTCGGATTCTGAAAGTGATGATGAAGAAGATGATGATATGGAGGACAGTGAAGAGGAAGATGATGAAGAAGAAG atgTGGAGGAGGAAGATGGCAGTGAACTATCCGATAGCGAAGATGAGGAAGTGGAACATCCCGTAAAGATGCCGATTATGGAAAAGCCAAAGAATGTTAAGAAAGTTAAAGAGGAACAATCATTCGATGAGCTTGATCCTACGGCCGCTGCCAAAGCCTTGGAAAAACGTGACAGTAATGATCGCACATTTGCCTCGCTCAAGGGTATTGTGTCAGATGCTACTCTAAAGGCTATTGACGAAATGGGTTTCACCGAGATGACTGAAATTCAAGCCAAATCATTGCCTCCCTTGCTGCAAGGTCGTGACTTGGTGGGAGCTGCTCAAACTGGTTCGGGCAAAACTTTAGCTTTCCTGATACCAGCCTTAGAATTGATTTACAAACTTAGATTCATGCCCCGCAATGGTACTGGTGTTATAATCATCTCTCCCACCAGAGAATTGTCTATGCAAACATTTGGCGTTTTAAAGGAATTAATGAACCATCACAATCATACATATGGCTTGGTAATGGGTGGTTCCAATCGCCAAGtagaaagtgaaaaattaagtaAGGGTGTAAATATTTTGGTGGCAACACCAGGTCGTTTATTGGATCATTTACAAAACTCACCCGATTTCTTGTACAAGAATCTGCAATGTTTGGTAATTGATGAAGTCGATCGTATATTGGAAATTGGTTTCGAGGAAGAACTTAAGCAAATTATTAGTTTGTTGCCCA aacGTCGGCAGACCATGTTGTTTTCGGCCACACAAACCGAAAAAATTGATGCCTTGTCGAAGTTGGCCTTGAAAAAGGAACCCATCTATGTGGGTGTAGACGACAACAAGGACACAGCTACTGTTAGCGGTCTAGAGCAAGGATATATTGTTTGTCCTTCAGAAAAACGTCTATTAGTGCTTTTCACTTTCCTTAAGAAAAATCGCAGGAAGAAGGTTATGGTCTTCTTTTCGTCCTGTATGTCTGTTAAATACCATCATGAATTGTTCAACTATATAGATTTGCCAGTCACTTCCATACAT GGTAAACAAAAGCAAGCAAAACGTACCACAACTTTCTTCCAATTTTGTAATGCTGCCGAGGGTATTTTACTGTGTACTGATGTGGCAGCTCGTGGTTTGGACATTCCCCAAGTTGATTGGATTGTACAATACGATCCTCCAGATGATCCTAAA gaATATATACATCGCGTTGGTCGTACTGCTCGTGGTACTGGCAGTTCTGGTCATGCCTTGTTATTGTTGCGTCCTGAAGAACTTGGTTTCTTGCGTTATTTAAAGGCTGCCAAGGTACCATTGAATGAATTCGAATTCTCTTGGAATAAAATCGCAGACATTCAACTACAA ctgGAGAAACTAATTTCGAAAAACTACTTCCTAAATCAATCAGCCAAAGAGGCTTTCAAATCATATGTTCGTGCCTATGACTCCCATCAATTGAAGACCATATTTGATGTCAACACCTTGGACTTGCAAACTGTTGCCAAGAGTTTTGGTTTCCTGGTGCCACCAGTGGTTGATCTTAAGGTCGGTGCGGCCAAGCGTCAACGGCCCGAAAGACGTGTCGGTGGTGGTGGTTTTGGTTACTACAAAAACATGAACGaagataaaaacaaacaacGTGTATTTAAACAAGTTAGTCGTGAGCAAATGCAAAATAAAGGTAAAAACTTTATGCGATAG
- the Gk1 gene encoding glycerol kinase 3: MNQVKYVGAIDEGTSSARFIIFKAGTDEIVCYHQIEVPSIYPQEGWVEQDPVLIYDIVKSCIDEAVQKLEKLGGNVKDIVAVGVTNQRESVIVWNRHTGEPLHNAIIWLDNRTTTTVDDLIESIPNNSKNINYLKPLCGLPLSPYFSALKLRWLRDNIPAVKKAMDKGDALFGTIDSWLIYNLTGGAKNGGLHLTDVTNASRTMLMNIETLMWDSHLLKFFGLPASILPKIISSSEMFGTIKDSDIKGIPITACLGDQQAALVGQQCLQRGQAKATYGTGCFLLYNTGTAIVTSAHGLLTTVGYQFGRDSHPVYALEGSVAIAGVALTWLRDNLGLFESLGQVEAMARLVDNSLDVYFVPAFSGLYAPYWNQEARGVICGLSEDTTSEHIVRATLESICFQVRDILDSMKKDCGIPLAKLMVDGGMTINSLFLQLQADLVGINVIRSKIAETTALGVALAAYRVVEPSFNIEDGLSVGEERAKYKPIITENERDVRYHKWKMAVERSIGWDTSSASSKNRDLFD; encoded by the exons atgaatcaAGTTAAATATGTTGGCGCCATCGATGAGGGTACATCATCGGcacgttttattatttttaaagctgGTACGGATGAAATAGTGTGCTATCATCAAATTGAAGTGCCATCCATATATCCCCAGGAAGGTTGGGTAGAGCAGGATCCCGTCCTCATCTATGACATTGTCAAAAGTTGTATCGATGAAGCCGTTCAAAAATTAGAAAAGCTTGGTGGTAATGTTAAG GATATTGTTGCCGTCGGTGTTACTAATCAACGAGAATCGGTTATAGTTTGGAATCGTCATACAGGAGAACCTTTGCATAATGCTATTATATGGTTGGATAATCGTACCACCACAACAGTAGATGACTTGATCGAATCCATAccaaataattcgaaaaatataaattacttaAAACCATTATGTGGTTTACCATTATCACCTTACTTTTCGGCTTTGAAATTACGTTGGTTACGCGACAATATACCAGCAGTTAAAAAGGCTATGGATAAAGGTGATGCTTTATTTGGTACCATAg ATTCATGGCTAATTTACAATTTAACTGGTGGCGCTAAAAACGGTGGACTTCATTTGACCGACGTTACAAATGCCTCGCGTACAATGTTAATGAATATTGAAACTTTAATGTGGGACTCTCATTTATTGAAATTCTTTGGTTTGCCCGCCTCCATATTGCCTAAAATTATTTCCAGTTCGGAAATGTTTGGCACCATAAAGGATTCCGACATTAAGGGTATTCCCATTACTGCTTGTTTGGGTGATCAGCAGGCTGCATTAGTTGGACAACAGTGCTTGCAGAGGGGACAGGCTAAGGCTACTTATGGTACTGGTTGCTTTCTACTTTACAATACAGGCACCGCTATAGTTACATCTGCGCATGGCTTGCTTACCACAGTGGGTTATCAATTCGGTCGCGACTCACATCCTGTGTACGCATTGGAGGGTAGTGTGGCTATAGCAGGAGTAGCTTTGACATGGTTACGTGATAATTTGGGTCTGTTTGAGTCTTTGGGTCAAGTGGAGGCCATGGCTCGTTTGGTGGACAATTCGTTGGATGTATATTTTGTGCCGGCTTTTAGTGGCCTCTATGCACCCTACTGGAATCAAGAGGCTAGGGG ggTAATTTGTGGCTTAAGTGAAGACACCACTAGTGAACATATCGTGCGTGCCACTTTAGAATCTATATGCTTCCAAGTGCGTGATATCTTAGATTCAATGAAGAAAGACTGTGGTATTCCTTTGGCCAAACTTATGGTCGATGGCGGCATGACGATTAATAGTCTGTTCCTACAATTGCAAGCCGATTTGGTTGGCATTAATGTTATACGCTCTAAAATTGCCGAGACCACGGCATTAGGTGTTGCTTTGGCCGCTTATCGCGTTGTGGAGCCCTCTTTTAATATTGAAGACGGTTTGTCAGTTGGTGAAGAACGTGCTAAGTACAAACCAATAATAACAGAAAATGAACGAGATGTACGTTATCACAAGTGGAAGATGGCAGTTGAGCGGTCAATTGGTTGGGATACCTCGTCAGCTTCTAGTAAGAATCGTGATTTATTTGATTAG